The DNA sequence CGACACACGGAAAAAAGCCGTAGGCATCGCACCGATCACTGGCGCGATGATGCGCATGAACAAAAAGCTCGCGCCCCAGATGGCGGCGAGCAACAGCAGGTGGATAGCGGCAGTGGGGCTCACGGTGATCTCCAGATCCTTTTGGCAGGGGCGGGAGTGTTACTGAGCGCTGAGGGCGGCGCAATCGGGATATTGCGGTCGAATTGGGCTTGTGGTGCCTGGGCGGGCCCCATCGCTGGCAAGCCAGCTCCCACAAGGTACAGCTGTGTTCACGCAAATGGCATTCTGGGCGCTGAACCTTTGTGGGAGCTGGCTTGCCAGCGATGAGGCCCTGACAGCCAACATAGAACCCCCCGCAAACGTGACCACCCAGCCACAGATTGCGCTTTTCCAAAGCCCGGTCGATGGATAAGCTCAGGCTTTCGAATTCCCGCAGAGGACGTTTTATGCCCCAGCAATGGCCGGCCGCCGATATCGCTCGAAGGATCCTCGATGGCTTCGACAATTACCGCGAGCATTTTCGCCAGATCACCGATGGGGCGCGTGCACGGTTCGAACAGGCGCAATGGCAGGGCACCCAGACGGCCTCCGCTGCGCGGATCAACCTGTATGAAGAAAAGGTCAGCGAGGTCACCGGTTGGCTGCGCAAGGGGTTCGAGGCGGAGGGGCTGCTGGATGTCGGACTCTGGCCGCTGGTCAAGAGCGCCTACATCAGCCTGATCGACCTGCGCCTTGACGATGAGTTGGCCGAAACCTGGTACAACTCGATTTTCTGTGGGCTGTTCAGCCATGACCTGATCAGCGACGGTTGCATGTTCATTCACACCACCCGGCCATCGATGCGCGTGCATGAGCGGGTGGCGCAAACGCGCACGTATCGGCCCGAAGGGGCGCTGTCGAGCATGCTCGCGCAGATCTTCGCCGAGTACTCGTTCGATGTGCCCTACGCTGATCTGGCGGGCGACCTGGGGCGTCTGCAAGGCCAATTGCGCGAAAGCCTGCCCGATTGGGTCTGCAAGGACCCCTCACTGAGCGTCGAATTGTTCTCCTCGGTGCTGTACCGCAACAAGGGCGCGTACCTGGTAGGGCGCATTTTCACGCCCGATGAACAGTGGCCGCTGGTTATCCCGCTGCTGCACCGCGAAGGGCACGGCATCCAGATCGATGCGCTGATCACCGATGAAGCCGAAGTGTCGATCATCTTCTCCTTCACCCGTTCCTACTTCATGGTCGATGTGCCAGTGCCAGCCGAGTTCATCGGCTTTCTCAAGGGCATCCTGCCGGGCAAGCATATCGCCGAGCTGTACACCTCGATCGGTTTCTACAAGCATGGCAAGTCCGAGTTCTACCGGGCGCTGATCAACCATCTGGCCAATACCGACGACCGCTTCATCATGGCCCCGGGTGTGCGCGGCATGGTCATGAGTGTGTTCACCCTGCCGGGCTTCAATACCGTGTTCAAGATCATCAAGGACCGCTTCTCGCCGTCCAAGAACGTCGACCGGGCCACGGTGATCGAGAAGTACCGCCTGGTAAAGAGCGTCGACCGGGTCGGGCGCATGGCTGATACCCAGGAGTTTTCCGACTTCCGCTTTCCACTGAGCAAGTTCGACCCCGACTGCCTGGCCGAATTGCTGGAGGTTGCGGCCGGGACGGTGGAAGTCGAGGGCGATACCGTGCTGATCCGCCACTGCTGGACCGAGCGGCGCATGACCCCGTTGAACCTGTACCTGGAGAACGCCAACGAGGCGCAAGTACGCGAGGCACTGGATGACTATGGCCTGGCGATCAAGCAACTGGCGGCGGCGAATATCTTTCCCGGTGACATGCTGCTGAAGAATTTCGGGGTCACCCGTCACGGCCGGGTGGTGTTTTATGACTACGACGAGATCTGCTTCCTGACCGAAGCGAACTTCCGCTATATCCCGCCGCCACGGTACCCGGAAGACGAAATGGCTTCCGAGCCCTGGTATTCGATCGGGCCGCTGGATGTGTTTCCGGAGGAGTTTCCGCCCTTTCTGTTCGCCGATGCCGGCCAGCGGCGGCTGTTCAGCCAATTGCATGGCGAACTCTATGATGCCGATTACTGGAAGGGCCTGCAGGGCGCGATCCGTGATGGCAAGGTCATCGATGTGTTCCCGTACCGGCGCAAGGGGCGCAACGAGTGAGGTGATCCGGCGCGTCAGGATGAAGCGGCTGTTTTCAGGCATTCAAGGTTGTGCAAATCCTGGCGCACGTCGGCGATTTTGTGCCGCAAGCGCTGGCGCTGTGCCGGGGTGCTGTCTTTCATCACGTCGACCAGCAGGCTGCGCACGGCCTGTTCATTCTGTTTTTGGGTCTGGCGATACTGGAGTGTCCATACGCTGTCGCGATCCTTGAGCAGGCGTTCGACTTGCTGCGCAAATTCCGGACGCTCGCGTTGCTGCATGGCCGCGATCAGTTGTGCCTGCCAACGTGCGCGGTTGTCGATCCACTGACGGTTCTGTTCACCCAGCGATTGCGCCCACGCCTGCACCCGTACCCGTTGGGCGGGGGTCAGGTCGCCCAGCCAGGCCGTCAGGCGCTTTTCCATGCGCTGGGCGCGATTGCCGATTTGCCGCTCAAGCGGCGTGTTGACGTATTTCTCATGGCGTTTACGCACATCCTCGGCAAAGGTCTGACGCAATTCCCTGATTTGTTCGTCGTCAAACCCGCGCAGCAACTCGACCGCCGAAGGGGTGACGGCCTTGGCAACGTCAGCAATGGCCTGTTTCGCCTCTTTGGCGCGTGCTTGCAGCTGTTGATCGTTGACCTGATTGCTGGCCACCATCCGGTCGACCCGATCGAGCCAGCTCCGATAGACGGGCAACTGAGTGCTGCAGTGCCAGCGCAGGTGAACCTTGAGGCGCTCATCGAGCCAGGTTTTCTGCTGGGCATTCATGCTCAGGTAGTCATTCAATGACCAGGGAATGAGCAGGTCGAGGTTGCGATAGGCCAGATCGACGCTGGAACAGGCAAGCAGCAGGGTGCAGAGAATCGGCAACGACAACGCACGTACGGATACACGCAGGCAGCGATACATGGTCGAATCCTTGCGAGGGCATGCTTGTCTTTATAGAACAACGGTGGCGGGTGCAGTTCCACTAAGCCGAGCAATCAGACGGCTGTACGAAGCGTTGCGAGAGGCGTTGAGTGAGGATCAGGTATCACACGAGGGTAATGCGAGGGAGGAGGCGGTGGGCTTTGGCTGATCGAGTGTCAGGGCGCCCACGGGCCTCAGGTGTTTCTTTGGTGCCGGGTATTACTTCTTGCCCAGGCTGATGTGCTTGGACGGCGTGAAGGTCTGGCCGCTGACGCCTTTGGCGATTTGCTGGATTTCACCACCGGATTTCAGAAACGCGGCGATCTGATCGTTGATCGATTCGCTGGTTTCAACGGCGGGGGCTGGCTTCACTTTGCTGTTCGATGCTTTTACGCGCATGGCTGCCATTAACCTGTCTTGACATCAATATGGCCAGCCATTGTACACGAATATTCAACCTTTTTGTTAGCCAACTATCGGCTGGGAAATAAGCGGATAAATAGCGACCCGGGGTAAAAGTTGAAGCTTAAAATAAACCCCTAACTCGCTGTTTTTACTGGGAAGTTCCCCGTTGTCCGCTGCCGGTCGGCTGCGCGGGCCTCGGACTGTCGCGACCCAGGGTCGCAGCCCGCGAAAATCGGGCCCTGAGCAAGGCTTGCAAGGCAAAACGAGCAATCTCGGGTAGAATGCTGCCCACGCAATGAGGATTTTCGGAAATGGCTTTAATCG is a window from the Pseudomonas sp. LS1212 genome containing:
- the aceK gene encoding bifunctional isocitrate dehydrogenase kinase/phosphatase, with amino-acid sequence MPQQWPAADIARRILDGFDNYREHFRQITDGARARFEQAQWQGTQTASAARINLYEEKVSEVTGWLRKGFEAEGLLDVGLWPLVKSAYISLIDLRLDDELAETWYNSIFCGLFSHDLISDGCMFIHTTRPSMRVHERVAQTRTYRPEGALSSMLAQIFAEYSFDVPYADLAGDLGRLQGQLRESLPDWVCKDPSLSVELFSSVLYRNKGAYLVGRIFTPDEQWPLVIPLLHREGHGIQIDALITDEAEVSIIFSFTRSYFMVDVPVPAEFIGFLKGILPGKHIAELYTSIGFYKHGKSEFYRALINHLANTDDRFIMAPGVRGMVMSVFTLPGFNTVFKIIKDRFSPSKNVDRATVIEKYRLVKSVDRVGRMADTQEFSDFRFPLSKFDPDCLAELLEVAAGTVEVEGDTVLIRHCWTERRMTPLNLYLENANEAQVREALDDYGLAIKQLAAANIFPGDMLLKNFGVTRHGRVVFYDYDEICFLTEANFRYIPPPRYPEDEMASEPWYSIGPLDVFPEEFPPFLFADAGQRRLFSQLHGELYDADYWKGLQGAIRDGKVIDVFPYRRKGRNE
- a CDS encoding DUF6279 family lipoprotein, whose protein sequence is MYRCLRVSVRALSLPILCTLLLACSSVDLAYRNLDLLIPWSLNDYLSMNAQQKTWLDERLKVHLRWHCSTQLPVYRSWLDRVDRMVASNQVNDQQLQARAKEAKQAIADVAKAVTPSAVELLRGFDDEQIRELRQTFAEDVRKRHEKYVNTPLERQIGNRAQRMEKRLTAWLGDLTPAQRVRVQAWAQSLGEQNRQWIDNRARWQAQLIAAMQQRERPEFAQQVERLLKDRDSVWTLQYRQTQKQNEQAVRSLLVDVMKDSTPAQRQRLRHKIADVRQDLHNLECLKTAASS